In Pengzhenrongella sicca, a single genomic region encodes these proteins:
- a CDS encoding uracil-xanthine permease family protein, which produces MSRFGWRLHGNGRTISPGEVVGPDERLSWPRTVGIGLQHVVAMFGATFLVPILTGFSPATTLFFSAVGTVAFLLITGNKLPSYLGSSFAFIAPISAAMASGGESVALGGVLMTGVLLALVGLLVHVAGSRWIDLVMPPVVTGTIVALIGLNLAPSAWGNVEKAPVTALITLAVIIGASVFFRGMLGRLAILVGVVVGYAVASVRGEVDYALVRAADWVGLPEFTAPSFDLSVLGLFLPVVFVLIAENVGHVKSVAAMTGKELDPVIGRALFADGIATTLAGLGGGSGTTTYAENIGVMAATRVYSTAAYWVAAGGALVLSLSPKFGELVATIPAGVLGGATTMLYGMIGVLGARIWVQARVDFSDPVNLTTAAVALVVGVANFTFTAGDLAFEGIALGTAAAIGIYHVMRSISRWRGTSQEPASPDYVAGAARLDG; this is translated from the coding sequence ATGAGCCGCTTCGGATGGCGTCTGCACGGCAACGGTCGCACGATCTCCCCGGGCGAGGTGGTCGGGCCCGACGAGCGCCTGAGCTGGCCGCGCACTGTCGGCATCGGCCTCCAGCACGTCGTCGCCATGTTCGGGGCGACGTTCCTCGTCCCGATCCTCACCGGGTTCTCACCCGCGACGACCCTCTTCTTCTCGGCCGTCGGCACGGTCGCTTTCCTGCTCATCACCGGCAACAAGCTGCCGAGCTACCTCGGCTCAAGCTTCGCGTTCATCGCCCCGATCAGCGCCGCGATGGCCTCCGGCGGCGAGTCCGTCGCGCTCGGCGGGGTGCTCATGACCGGGGTGCTGCTCGCGCTCGTCGGCCTGCTCGTGCACGTCGCCGGGTCACGCTGGATCGACCTCGTCATGCCGCCCGTGGTGACCGGGACGATCGTCGCGTTGATCGGCCTGAACCTCGCGCCGTCGGCGTGGGGGAACGTCGAGAAGGCGCCGGTCACGGCGCTCATCACGCTTGCCGTGATCATCGGCGCGAGCGTGTTCTTCCGCGGGATGCTCGGGCGCCTCGCGATCCTGGTCGGCGTCGTCGTCGGCTACGCGGTCGCCTCGGTGCGCGGCGAGGTCGACTACGCGCTCGTGCGTGCGGCCGACTGGGTGGGCCTGCCGGAGTTCACCGCCCCGAGCTTCGACCTTTCGGTCCTCGGGCTGTTCCTGCCGGTCGTCTTCGTCCTGATCGCCGAGAACGTGGGGCACGTGAAGTCGGTCGCGGCGATGACGGGCAAGGAGCTGGACCCGGTCATCGGGCGCGCGCTGTTCGCCGACGGCATCGCGACGACGCTCGCCGGCCTGGGCGGCGGTTCGGGCACCACGACCTACGCCGAGAACATCGGCGTGATGGCCGCGACCCGGGTGTACTCCACGGCGGCGTACTGGGTCGCGGCGGGCGGGGCCCTCGTGCTGAGCCTGTCGCCGAAGTTCGGCGAGCTCGTCGCGACGATCCCCGCGGGCGTGCTCGGCGGCGCGACCACGATGCTCTACGGCATGATCGGCGTGCTCGGCGCGCGCATCTGGGTGCAGGCGCGGGTCGACTTCTCGGACCCGGTCAACCTCACCACCGCGGCGGTCGCGCTCGTGGTCGGCGTCGCGAACTTCACCTTCACGGCCGGTGACCTGGCGTTCGAGGGCATCGCGCTCGGCACGGCCGCGGCGATCGGTATCTACCACGTGATGCGGTCGATCTCGCGCTGGCGCGGGACGAGCCAGGAGCCTGCCAGCCCCGACTACGTCGCCGGCGCGGCGCGCCTCGACGGGTAG
- a CDS encoding DUF4190 domain-containing protein, whose protein sequence is MTDPPPAAPPPARTNPLAVISLVAGLCGFSLVPFFGSVAAVVTGHLALRQLRTSGEDGTGFARAGLWLGYLALGLTLVLAVAFLGLVVVRSGTA, encoded by the coding sequence ATGACCGATCCGCCCCCCGCCGCGCCCCCGCCCGCCCGGACCAACCCGCTCGCCGTGATCTCGCTGGTCGCGGGCCTGTGCGGGTTCAGCCTCGTGCCGTTCTTCGGGTCGGTCGCCGCGGTCGTCACCGGGCATCTCGCGCTCCGGCAGCTGCGCACCTCGGGCGAGGACGGCACGGGCTTCGCGCGGGCCGGCCTCTGGCTCGGGTACCTCGCGCTCGGCCTCACGCTCGTGCTCGCGGTCGCCTTCCTCGGGCTGGTCGTCGTCAGAAGCGGCACCGCCTAG
- a CDS encoding glycosyltransferase 87 family protein: MTEAGGPGGGRRPGVRRWAGAPRWADGALWPAFFAVHAWLAYVGVALIPARAFYDVDLYRYWVALGLAGGGWPVLDGPWVYPAGALLPMLVPAAISTTSTVGYALGWSALVTALDAAAVALLLHGARAAERRRPGADLPGGRRAAWWWLAFLVLLGPVAMGRIDAILAPIVVVALLVAARRPRVAAALLTAGAWIKVAPGVLLVPLLLTVRRPVRDVVVPAALMCAGVVGAVAAGGGLRHVASFLFTQDARGLQVEAVAATGWVLASLVRDDVAVVLNDELITWEIVGPGTAAAARALDVALPLAVLALGALLWRARARPLDVVLWGSLALATLLIVVNKVGSPQYIGWLAPPIVVALAARGAHAGGADPDGADASGGLTSSPAALRRVAAGVLVIAALTQVVFPTAYPALLAGSPAVTAVLALRNVGLVALLAGVCVLLARSPARRAQVTPAPA, translated from the coding sequence ATGACCGAGGCAGGGGGCCCTGGCGGCGGGCGCCGTCCGGGGGTGCGGCGCTGGGCCGGTGCGCCGCGCTGGGCGGACGGCGCGCTCTGGCCCGCGTTCTTCGCGGTGCACGCCTGGCTCGCGTACGTGGGGGTGGCGCTGATCCCCGCGCGCGCGTTCTACGACGTCGACCTCTACCGGTACTGGGTCGCGCTCGGCCTCGCTGGCGGCGGCTGGCCCGTGCTCGACGGGCCCTGGGTCTACCCAGCCGGGGCCCTGCTCCCGATGCTGGTGCCGGCGGCGATCAGCACGACGTCCACCGTCGGGTACGCGCTCGGATGGTCCGCGCTGGTCACCGCGCTCGACGCCGCGGCCGTCGCGCTGCTGCTGCACGGGGCCCGGGCGGCCGAGCGGCGGCGACCCGGCGCCGACCTGCCGGGCGGTCGCCGCGCGGCCTGGTGGTGGCTCGCGTTCCTCGTGCTGCTCGGGCCGGTCGCGATGGGACGCATCGACGCGATCCTCGCGCCGATCGTCGTCGTGGCGCTGCTTGTCGCGGCGCGCCGACCGCGGGTCGCCGCGGCGCTGCTGACGGCCGGCGCGTGGATCAAGGTCGCGCCCGGGGTCCTGCTCGTGCCGCTCCTGCTCACGGTCCGCCGGCCCGTCCGCGACGTCGTCGTGCCCGCGGCGCTTATGTGCGCCGGCGTCGTCGGCGCGGTCGCGGCGGGCGGCGGGCTGCGCCACGTGGCCAGCTTCCTGTTCACCCAGGACGCCCGCGGCCTCCAGGTCGAGGCCGTGGCGGCGACCGGGTGGGTGCTGGCCTCCCTCGTGCGCGACGACGTCGCCGTCGTTCTCAACGACGAGCTCATCACCTGGGAGATCGTCGGGCCGGGCACGGCCGCGGCGGCGCGCGCGCTCGACGTCGCACTGCCGCTGGCCGTGCTGGCGCTCGGCGCGCTGCTCTGGCGGGCGAGGGCGCGACCCCTGGACGTCGTCCTGTGGGGGTCGCTCGCGCTCGCGACGCTGCTGATCGTGGTCAACAAGGTCGGCAGCCCGCAGTACATCGGCTGGCTCGCGCCGCCGATCGTCGTCGCGCTGGCGGCCCGCGGGGCCCACGCGGGCGGCGCGGACCCTGACGGCGCGGACGCCAGCGGCGGCCTGACCTCGAGCCCCGCGGCGCTGCGCCGGGTCGCGGCGGGCGTGCTCGTGATCGCCGCGCTCACGCAGGTCGTCTTCCCGACGGCCTACCCGGCGCTGCTCGCGGGCAGCCCCGCGGTGACGGCGGTCCTCGCGCTGCGCAACGTCGGCCTCGTCGCGCTGCTGGCGGGCGTGTGCGTCCTGCTCGCGCGTTCCCCGGCGCGCCGGGCGCAGGTCACGCCAGCGCCGGCATGA
- a CDS encoding LLM class F420-dependent oxidoreductase has protein sequence MDLRIFTEPQQGASYDDLLAVARATETLGFDAFFRSDHFQRMGDGDPLPGPTDAWTTLAGLARETSRIRLGTLVTSATFRHPGVLAVQVAQVDQMSGGRVELGLGAGWFAAEHAAYGIPFPAKRFGLLTEQLEVLTGLWGTPVGERFDHAGEHYTLTDSPALPKPVQASPLDPARAGVPIIVGGNGPKRTPALAARFAAEYNAAFPAKADIATRFATVRAACESIGRDPDSLVYSVALVLCAGATDAEVARRAAAIGREPAELRANGVAGTTAEVVDTLGALGELGASRVYLQVLDLHDLDHLDLVAREVMPALA, from the coding sequence ATGGACCTCCGCATCTTCACCGAGCCCCAGCAGGGCGCGAGCTACGACGACCTGCTCGCCGTCGCGCGCGCGACCGAGACGCTCGGCTTCGACGCCTTCTTCCGCTCCGACCACTTCCAGCGGATGGGCGACGGCGACCCGCTGCCTGGCCCGACGGACGCATGGACGACCCTCGCCGGGCTCGCGCGCGAGACGTCGCGGATCCGGCTCGGCACCCTCGTCACCTCGGCGACCTTTCGCCACCCGGGCGTGCTCGCGGTCCAGGTCGCGCAGGTCGACCAGATGTCCGGCGGCCGGGTCGAGCTCGGGCTCGGGGCCGGCTGGTTCGCCGCCGAGCACGCCGCCTACGGCATCCCGTTCCCCGCGAAGCGGTTCGGCCTGCTCACCGAGCAGCTCGAGGTGCTCACCGGGCTGTGGGGCACCCCGGTCGGCGAGCGCTTCGACCACGCGGGCGAGCACTACACGCTGACCGACTCCCCGGCGCTGCCCAAGCCCGTGCAGGCATCGCCGCTCGACCCGGCGCGGGCGGGCGTCCCGATCATCGTCGGGGGCAACGGACCGAAGCGCACGCCCGCGCTCGCGGCCCGGTTCGCCGCCGAGTACAACGCGGCGTTCCCGGCCAAGGCCGACATCGCGACGCGGTTCGCGACCGTGCGCGCGGCGTGCGAGAGCATCGGCCGCGACCCCGACTCGCTCGTCTACTCGGTCGCGCTCGTGCTGTGCGCGGGGGCGACCGATGCCGAGGTCGCGCGCCGGGCGGCGGCGATCGGACGGGAGCCGGCCGAGCTGCGCGCGAACGGCGTCGCCGGGACCACCGCGGAGGTGGTCGACACCCTCGGGGCCCTCGGCGAGCTGGGCGCGTCCCGGGTGTACCTGCAGGTGCTCGACCTGCACGACCTCGACCACCTCGACCTGGTGGCGCGCGAGGTCATGCCGGCGCTGGCGTGA